The sequence below is a genomic window from Flavobacterium sediminilitoris.
TTCGGTTTACTATTTATAAGGCTATGGAAAGTATTTTTAATTTAGACAATCAAAATTCAAATCTTGACAGTAAAATTGTTGCAGGATTAGTCCGTGTTTCTCAAGTTTTTAAAACCTTGTTATTAGAAAAGTCAAAGGAATACCAATTAAGTCCAATTCAAATTCAACTACTTATTTTCATTGAATATCATGATAAAGATAAATCTACTATTAGTTATTTAGCTAAAGAATTTAATTTGTCAAAACCAACAATTAGCGATACCATTAAATTACTTGAAAAAAAACTTTATATAACAAAAACTTTTGACAAAAATGATTCTCGTAGTTACACGATTAATTTAACACCTACTGGAAAAATGATTGTTCTAGAAACTGAAAACTTTATAGATCCTTTGACCAAGATAATTAAAAATTCTGCTTTAAATAAAAAATTGATTTTGTGGGAAAGTATAACAAATATGATTAAACAGCTAAATGAATTAGAAATAATTAGTGTTCAAAGAACTTGTCTAAAATGTAAATTCTATTCTAAAAAAAGTAATCAATCTTTTTGTAGTTTATTAAATCAAAATTTAAAAATAGAAGATATAAGAATTGATTGTTTAGACTTCGAATAATTTAAAACACTATAGATACGCTGAAATTGCTAAAATTCCTTGTTTAATTTGATCTTCTGTTAGTGAAGCGTAACCCAGTCTAAAACCAGAAACTGGTTTATCAAAGCTAAAATTTTCAGGTGTTAATATTTTAATCCCTTTTTTTAACAGTTGATCTGCAACAAAAATCACATCAACTTCTTTATTTGGTACAATCCAAAATGCCAATCCTCCTTCAGGTTTATTATAAATTGCTTTTCCTTTTAGATACATTTCACAAACACTCTCAAAATAATCACGTTTTGCTTTATAAATGATAGTAGTTCTTTTAAGGTGACGCTTTATTTCTCCATCATTAATTAATTGTAAGATTGCTTCTTCCATAATATTATCGCCTTGTACATCTATCATTTTTCTGTGCTTACCTACTTTTTTAACAATTTCTGAATTACTTATTAAATACCCTATTCTTAAAGCTGGTGCCACTATTTTACTTAAAGTTCCTATATAAATGTAATTTTTTGCTGTATCAAAACTTGATATTGGAAGAATAGGTCTTTGTCCAAAGTGAAATTCATTATCATAATCGTCTTCAATAATTATAAAATTATATTGATTTGATAATTCGATTAGTTGTACTCTTCTTTTTAAACTCATGGTTACTGTAGTTGGGAATTGATGATGGGGTGTTACATATATTGCTTTTATCCGTTTCCCACTCTCTAAAAGAGCTATTACCTCTTCAATTATCAATCCATCACTATCTACATTAACAGGAAGTAATTTAGCTCCTGCATTTTTAAAAGTTTCCCAAGCAGGTTTATAACCTGGATTTTCTATAATTACAAAATCTCCAGAATTAAAAATAGCATAAGAGGCTAAATACATAGCCATCTGACTTCCACGAGTAATACAGATTTCGTCAGTTGTAATGTTCATCCCTCTCTTAAAGTTAAGCATATGAACAATTGCTTTTCTAAACTCAATATCACCAAATTCATTACTATACCCCATAATTTGCCAGCGAGATTTTCTATTAAAAATCTCTCGATACGCTCTAGCTAGTTCTTTCATTGGTGCAAGTCTACTATCTGGCAATCCATCATCAAAATTTAAAATGGGATTACTAATTTCATATATTTTATTTGTCTCTTTAGTACTCGTTTTTATATATGCTTTTTTAGGTAAAATATCAGACACAAATGTGCCTTTTCTTTCAACTGAAATTAACCAACCTTCTGCAATGAGTACATCAATAGCTTCGATGACGGTATTTCTGTTTACATTTAATAGATTTGCTAACTTTCTTGTTCCTGGCAATGCAGATCCACTAACAAGCTTTCCTGTCTTAATTGCTTCAATTATTTCATCTGCTATTTGCAGATAAATTGATTTTTCTGAATTACTATTTAATGAAATTTTTAATTCCCAAGGACGCAACATCTGGACTATCTATTTAAGTTAAAACTGTACTATTTATACCCTCCAAATATATAATAAATTTGTAGAGCAATAATGCAATAATTAAAATTTATAAAAATGGAAACTAAAGAAAGCCAATTTAGCTCAAAAGATTTTCACAAAACTTTTGCAAGACCAACATTTGTTATGCCTAATAAGCTTATTCACAAAAATGTAGAACAAGCAGGTGAACACGATCAATTTTCAGCAGAGCGTAAACATCCTGTGTTTTTTATTGATCTTCCAAGTAAAAATGTAAGTATGACTGTTGGGGGTTTATTACCTAATCAATTAACTAATCGTCATAGACATACTTACGAAACAATGCTATATGTAATTGAAGGTCATGGATATACAGAAATTGAAGATACTAAAGTGGAATGGAAAGCTGGTGATGCGGTTTACATACCTAGTTGGGCGTGGCACAGACATAAAAATTTGAGTGATTCAGAAAATGCAAAATATTTAGCTTGTGAAAATGCACCTCAACTTCAAAATTTAGGTGTGGCTTTAAGAGAAGAAGAAGGTAGAGATATTTAAAAAAAATAAAATGAAGAACGTTCCGTTTAAAGGCGTTATAGCCTATCCAATCACACCATTTGATGAAAATGATAAAGTAGATATTAATTTGTATAAAGTTTTACTTGAAAAATTGATTGTCACTGAAGCACATGGGGTTGCTCCTTTAGGAAGCGCTGGAGTTATGCCATATTTATCTGATGCAGAAAAAGAAGAGATTACAGAGGCAACAATTAAACAAGTTGATGGTCGTATACCAGTTCTTGTTGGAGTTTCAAATTTAACTACAGCAAAAACTATTGAACATGCAATATTCGCAGAAAAAGCTGGTGCTGCTGCTGTAATGATTATACCAATGAGTTACTGGAAATTAACCGATGAGGAAATTATCCAACATTATGATGCAGTTGCTAGTAAAATTTCAATACCGATTATGGCATACAATAATCCTGCAACTGGTGGTGTTGATATGTCCCCAACTCTGCTTAAAAAACTACTCAAAATTCCTAACGTTACAATGATTAAAGAAAGTACTGGTGATGTACAAAGAATGCATTATTTAAAGAAAGAATTAGGGGATGAAGTTTCCTTTTATAATGGCTCTAACCCATTAGCTTTGGCAGCTTTTGCAGCAGGTGCAACTGGATGGTGTACTACAGCTCCAAATCTAATTCCTAAACTAAATGTTGATTTATACAATGCCATAGAAAATAATGATTTAGAGGAGGCACAAAAAATATTCTATAAGCAAGTGAATCTTTTAAAATTTATGGTTAATAAAGGATTACCAAGGGTTATAAAAGCAGGTCTAGAAATTCAGGGTAAATATGCAGGTTATCTACGAAGTCCTTTGAAACCATTAAGTGATTCTGAAACCGAAGAGCTAAAGATGATTTTAAAAAATATTGAATAATTTTTTTAAAATCTTACTAAATGTTAAGTTTTTAAATAAGAAAGATTTCCTTTTACACTCAAAAGTAATGTAGAAGGAAACTTTTTTAGCTCAAGCAACCAAGATATATATTAATTACAAATCAAAAAATACAATATCATTTAAAAAGTCTTTAATCTCAATTTATTATGTAGATTCTTTTTTGAGAAAAAACAAAAAATTAAAATATTTTAAAGCAAACCAAGACTCTGTGTAAAGGATATTGCCAACACTTTGGGTATAATTATTAGTGTTATTATTTTAAAAGCATATTTTACTTATACTTAATAAAATTCAATTATATATGAATGTATATGACTTAATCATAACTGATAAGAAACAAATGGATTGGGATAATGTACTTATGGATGTACAAAATCGCGAGTCTATCAATCAACTCTTAAAAGAATATAAATATGCGGAGCAGCTAATGTCCTTTGATTTGCCAATCAACAATAAAATTCTATTACACGGTAGTTCGGGTTGTGGAAAAACAACCACAGCAAAGGCTATTGCAAAAGCTTTAGGTAAAAATCTATATATACTTGATTTGAGTAATATCATATCATCAAGAATTGGTGAGACATCTCAAAATTTAAGAAAGGTTTTTGATAAGGTTAAATATGAGAATGCCGTTCTTTTTCTAGATGAGTTTGATCAAATCGGAAAAATGCGTGGTAAGGATGACAAGGATGTTGGTGAAATGAGGAGACTTGTAAATACTTTAATTCAGTTAATTGATTATTTTCCAGAGAAATCTGTGCTTATTGCGGCAACAAATCAATTGGAGATAATTGATAAAGCTGTAATCAGACGATTTCAATGCATAATAGAGTATCGAATGCCAAATAAAAAAGAGTTGAATAAATATTATGATCTCCTACTTCTAAGATTCCCTGATAATCTAAGGAAAGTTCAACGTAAATATAAGATTTCTTACGCAGAGGCAAAAGATTATACTTACACAATAATAAAATCAATTGTTATTAAAGAAATTGAGAATAATTACAAATTATGATAAATAATATGAAATAAAATTAATAGTGGAACTATATAAAAGATTCTTTGTTAGAATTAAAGATCAATAAAAAGTTGATACAAATTATCTATATACCTATTCTATAGTTTTCCACTATAAATATTCAAGCAAAAATGAATTATCAAAAACTCAATTGTTGTATTAAAATTATTTTATCATTTTGTTTTTTAATGTATTTACAAAAAGTACATTTCCTATTCCATTGTATTTGTTAAATTGATCAATGTTTTTTGTTTTAATGCTGCTTTCATGAAACCCTAAAATGGTTAAATCGGCTAATTTTGATGTTTCATTTATCAATTCCACCTTATCTACATTTTCATCAATTGGTAGTACGATGATATTATTAGGTGATATAGGTAAACGTCCTGTTGTTGTAAGTTGAATTAGACTTTCTTTTTCTTTATCTAAATTTGATTTGTCTACTGCTGCGAAAATTTTTATTTCTGCTTTTTTCCAATCGGGATGACCTAAGATGATGTAAGAAAGTAGAATCATTAAATTGGCATTTTCATAGTCTTCTTTTTTAATCCATACGTGTATTTCGTTTCGATATCCAAAATTTCGGTCTGAACTTCCTAAAATACATAAGTCGTAATTTGCTGAAGCGATTAAGTTATAGTTATCAATAACATCTGTTAGCCATTCTGTTGTGCCTTTTTTAAATTCAAACAGCATCATATTATTGTCATGTCCTGATATTCCTGGTTGTTGAATAGCTTGTACAATTGCATTTGTATTTGATGGGCTAATAATTGTTTCTAAAAACACATTTGATTTTGTATTATTAGCCATTTCTATTAGTTTATTTAATTTTTGATCTGCAATTTGTTTTGTTACTTTAGAAAAATAGCCTTGTTCAAAATGGATGTAGGTTCCAAAACCATATCGGTTTGAAATCCATTTCATCATATCAAATGCTGCTAGACGCTCAAAGCTATCTTTATTTAAACAAATAACACCTGGTCTCCAATAGTCATCTGAAATTTCTTTTTCGCTTTTTTGTAAAAATACTTGAAGATTTCTATTAAATTGATGAATAACGCCTTGAAAAATATTGGCCATTCCTTTTTTATTTTCATTATTAAAAGTGATATAAAAGTAGATTCCGACCATTAGTAAAATAGAGGCTACTGCATAAACGGCATTAATTTTAAACATTAAATAAACACATAAAACAGCTCCTAATAGTGATAAGTACCATTTTGATTTAAATGAAGGTCTATAAGATGGGTCTGCTGCGAAGTGTTGCATAAATGATATTAAACACAAAGAGCCATAGGTTACCATAAAGAACATGGAAATTACCTCAGCAACAGCATTTACATCGCCCATTAAAACAAAAGTAAGTGCAATTACACTTGTAATAATCGTTGCGTTTCTAGGTTCATTATTTTTGTCTGTTCCTTTTGAAACAAAATCGTTAACTTTTTTATTAGGAATAACGTTATCTGCTCCAATTGCTTGTAATGTTCTAGGTGCAACCATAAATGATCCTAACGCTGAAGAAATAGTAGCTGCTGCAAGCCCTAATGGAATAATAGGTCCCCATAGTGCTATTTTGCTCATGATAAGCTGATCTGTAATTAAATCTGTAGTTGATGCTGAATAAACTAATTTTAATGCTATAAAAACATAAATTATCATTCCAATTATTGTAGCTGCTAGTGTTCCCATAGGAATTGATTTTTTAGGATCTTTTAAATCTCCTGATAATCCAACTCCTGCTGTCATTCCTGTAAAGGCAGGAAATATAATGGCGAAAACAAAGAAAAATCCTTTTTCAGAGTCAATGTTTTTAAATAAAAGTGAACTGTCATAAGTGTTTGAAAAATCTGTAGAGCCTAGAAAAAACATTACAAGTGATATGAATAAAATGGCAACTACGACATAGAGTGCTTTCATTCCTAAATCGGCTCCTTTTGTAGTCATTAACCAAATTAATAATAATAAGGCTGGAATACTAAATAGTCTATTATCATAAATTTCATATCCAAATTCGTTTGCAATCCATGGTTTTATTGCTTCAAATGATTCTGCAAAAGCAATTATATAAAAGGCAACACTAATAGCTTGTGATAAATATAATGCGAGTCCTATGGAAGACCCTATATTGAGTCCGAATGATCGAGAAATAATAAAATATTCTCCTCCTCCTTCTACTTTTTGGTTTGTTGCAATTTCTGCCAATGCCATTGCAGTAGGAATTGTAACTAAATGTCCTATGATAATAATTAATAATGTACCTAAAAAGCCTACTTCTCCAACTGCATATCCAAAACGCAGAAACATAACTGCTCCTAAAATGGTTGAAATGGCTGTTAAAAAAACGGGTAAAGTCCCGAAATTTGCTTTTACGCTTTGTAATTTATTTTCCATAGTTACGTTATTATTCTTGCAATTTAAAAACAATAGTTTAAAATCTAAAACTTTATACACAAAAGACTTTAGATTAATCCTTTTTTCTTTTTAAAGAGTTCTGCATTTCTTTTTTATTCAAAATTGTGTTTAATTATAACTTGTTGGGTGAAGTTATTTAAAACGTCAATGGTAGTGTTTTTTGTGCAGTAAAGTAGAACAAAATTTATCTATACGCTTCGCTCGAAGTGACCTGTATTAAAAGCCATTTTTAATGAAATTTAATTAATATTAGTCAATAATGTAAGAATCTATATTTTACTACACTTATTGCATTTTCCTGATATTAATCCATTGAAATTTTCTAATGTGTAATTTTTTGGTAACGAAATTGTAATTTCTTTCTTCAAACATTCTACTTTTCCGCATTCTAAACATCTAAAGTGTAAATGATTGTGTTTGTGCTGTTTTTCTGAGCAATCTAAACAGAGTGCAAAATATTGTTTTCCATCATCTGCTACAATTTTATGTACTATTCCATCATTACAAAATTGATTTAAAATACGATATATAGTAGCTCTGTCTGTTTTTGTTGAGAGTTCGGATTGAATCATTTCATGATTTAACGCTGAACCTGAATCTTTTAAAATATCCAAAACATCTTGTTTTGATTTTGTGTTTCTTCTTTTCATAATCTATTAATGCGATTTTGTTGCAATAAATAAAATATCTTTATCTTTGCCTTTAATTAAAGATTAATAATACTCAACAAAATTATGGAAACATTTGTAAAAACAATATTAATTGGGATAGGTGCAACATTTACTATGGATATTTGGGCTTTTTTACTTAAAATTATTTTTAATATTAAATCGTTGAATTATCAATTTGTAGGGAGATGGATAGGTCATTTTCCAAAAGGTAAATTTTTTCATGAAAGTATTGCAAATGCTCAACCTATAGCGAATGAGCTTATTATTGGTTGGCTTGCGCATTATTTAATAGGAATTACTTTTGCTGTACTTTTAGTTAGCATTTATGGTAATACATGGCTGGAAAATCCTACTTTTTTTCCTGCTTTATTAATTGGTATAGTAACAATCGTTGCTCCTTTTTTTATTATGCAACCCTGTTTAGGAATTGGTATTGCTGCATCCAATTTGCCTGATCCTAATATGGCTCGATTTAAAAGTCTTTTAACACATTCTATTTATGGTATTGGACTTTATTTAAGTGCTATATTTTTAAACTATATTTTAAGTGTTTTTAGGGCTGTTTAAAATGACATTAAAAAACCTCAAGCTTTATTCTTGAGGTTTTGTTTTTAAAACTATTTGTTTTTATTGCGCCAATGCTTTGTTTGGTTGCGCCAATGCTTTGTTCGATTGTGCCAATGCTTTATTTGGTTGCGCCAATGCTTTGTTCGGTTGCGCCAATGCTTTGTTCGATTGTTCCAATGCCTTGTTCGATTGCGCCAATGCTTTGTTCGATTATGCCAATGCCTTGTTCGATTGCGCCAATGCTTTGTTCGATTATGCCAATGCCTTGTTTGGTTGCGCCAATGCCTTGTTTGTTTTAGACAAAGCTTTATTTATTTATCTCTTTTTAAATTTTATTTTTGCAATGGCTTTGTATTGAACAGACTTTGTGTTTAATATAGTAGCAATATAGTCTTTTGCTTTATTGGCTATATCTACTAGATTATCTAAATCGTCATATACTATTTGGTTTCTTTCTCCTCTTGCACTGTTTAATGGTATGAATGCATCGGCAACGGCTTGTGTTTTCTGGAGCATTTCTGTTTTTTTGGTTTTATAGGTTGCTATTTGATACTCTGTTTCATTTGGAGTATAATTTGGGGTATTTTCTAATATGGAAATTAATGCATCTAAATTATTGGTTCGCTGGTCGTAACTCATTTGTGAAGTGGAGTGACTGATTTGTTCTTCTTCTGGATTGTTGTTTTTTTTAGTAGGTTTTTTTTTACTCCTTTTAGTTTGCGAACTGCTGTCATGAAATTTTCTAGGTCTGCGTCTGTTACTCCTTCTGTTGCTTTGTAGGCTTTCCTTAGCCTTGTAAGTTGTGTACTTAGAGGCTTAAAGAGTGCTTCTCTTTCGTTTACAGCAGTGGAATATGGGGCTACTAATTTGTTTACATTTTCTTGTTTTTCAAATGCATTTGTGTAAATGGCTTGAAGGTTTGATAAGTGTAGTTTAGGATTGCTAGGGTTATAGAGTGTTCCTAATGCTTCAATGTTTGTGTTTAATAAATTGAGGTTTGCAATGTTTCTTGCGTGCCCTACTTCTGAGGTTGATGCCATAATTTTTACTTTTTAATAATTAAAAATATTAACGAGAAAAAAGAAACATTATTTTTATTTTGTTTGTTTTTTATTACATTTTTAACATTTTTAAACACATTATTACTACAAAATTAACACATTAAACACATGCAACACATTAAGACTACCGCTAGGTATAATTAATTTTTGATGAAGTGTTTTTATCAATGTTTTCGATAGAAAATTGTATCAAAGACAAGGGAAATTTTATTAAAAATGATTCTCGTTTTACTGCACAAAAAGTACTACGATTGCCATTTTTAATAATTTTTCAATAGGTTAAGACTATTTTTAACGAAAGAGATATTTATCTTTTTAGTCTGTTTTACTGATTAGTTCTTGCATTCCATAATATTGAATTGCTTTTTGTTTTAATGGATTAGTACTCCATTCTTCCCACTGATTAGTATATGGATCATAGCCACATTTTAGGGGTTTGGAATATTGGTTTTCGGGATCTTCTATATAAGCACGGCAATCGGTGCAGATATGACGAAATTCACAATCTTTGCAAATGTCTATTTGGTCTTTGGTAATGTTCCAATATTTTTTAAAGTCTTTGTGTTGCAATGCTTCTTCTAGTGTGGTGTTTTTTATGTTACCAAAGCTTTGAGAAATTGCTGGACAATTTTTTATGTTACCGTCTTTATCTATGGCTATTTTTTTGTTTAGGCAGGAGTTGTGATGTTGGGATTCTGTAAAAGATTCTATTGAAGTATTAAAGTAATTATGATGAATTACACCACAATGTATATTATTATTTATTTCTTGTTTAATACCCACAATTGTACCAAATCCATAATCTTGTTCTTGAATAATTTTATTTTTATTAAAAGAATGGAGCGCTACACTTTTAATCTTTTTATTTTCAGAAACCCACTCTTTTAGATCTTCAATAGAAATTTCAGTATCATATTTTATAATAAATTCAACGGATTTAATAAACGAATCGTTAATTATTTTTACAACTGAATCAATAAAATCTAAATCAAACATATCATAACAACGAACCTGAATATGTCTACAATTTACAGGCACAAGAAATTCATTCAATATTTTTTGAAAATCATGATTTGAATTTTTATCATAATCAATAATCACATTTGAAATAATTGAGGGATACTCATAATTTATTGATAAAGGTGGGAAAAGTTTAGATTCTTCTTTAGTACATTCAAATATATACTCTTTCTCTTCAAGAAATTCGATATACTCATTAAGTATTGGGATGCTTTCTTTGTCTAATTGAGTTTTAATACTTTCAAAATCAATTAAATTATCTTCATCAAATAAACTACATAAACTTAAAGGGATGAAATTAAAATTATTTCGTTGTAAATCAACAATTGTAGCTCTATTTTTTCCTTTTACTATAATACAATTAGTAAATAATTTATAATATTTTTTATTCATCTAGTTTTGAAAAATCGATTATTTTAGATATTGCTTTATAGAAATAAGTTGAAGTATGAGTCTTTGTTTTATAATGTCCAAAATTTATAGGATTAGTCTCTATATTATTTTTACCATATATCTCAATTTCCCAAAACTGAGCAATAAATGGGAATTTATTAGCGTCATTTTTTAAACTAACTCTTATTTCCTCCTTTAACTTCTCTTTATCATTCATTTATTAATGTTTTGGCAATTATTTTTTCAATATTATAGTTGCAATTTCTACTTAGCCATTGAAACTGTCCTATAGGATTAACCTCTAAAAAGACATATTCATTATCTAAAGTATAAATCAAATCAAAAGAACCAGAAGTAAGGTCTAAACTCTTCATCATCTTAATTAATTTTTCTTCTATATCTTTAGGTATAGAAAAAGGTATTACTCTATTAGGTTTTTCATAATCGTAATTTCTATAATCGATTTTGGTTTTTTCATTTTGCTGACTAAAAATAGCCATTGAATAAAAAACTTCATTAAGATAAAAACTCCTAATTTCAAACTTTTTAGCAGTGTACTTTTGAAAGAGTGATGGTTGAAATTTTTCTGGAAAGTTATTATTCAAATCTTCTGAAGTGATTAATTGTGTTGATGTAAAAAAATGCACATCATAATCTTCAAATTCATGCTTAGAAAAAGGATTTTGAATAGGTTTTGTTATTATTTTATGATGCTTTTTAACAAACTTTTCTAAATCAAAATAGCTAGTCGTCACCAAAGTTTCTGGAAACTTTAACCCCACTTTTTTACAAACTTCTAATTGTTCTAATTTACCAACCTTATTATCAAAAAATCTATTTATTTGATTTTGACTTTTTTTTACATCTAGATAACTAATAACAGGAAACAAACTATTCTCATAAATACTTTTTTTAAAAAATGAATCATCTTGAAAAAGTTTAAACATTCCTCTTCTATACCAATAACTATCTTTATTAGTAAAAGACACATCGTTAATTTTATATACTATATTCTCATTTGAAAATTCAATTTTTAAGTCTTTAATCAAACAAGCTCCAAAAAGTGTTTCAACCAGACAATTAGGGCTTAAATAATTAATCCACTGTATTACATCATCTGTACTCCTGTCGTCAACATCAGATTGAATAACTATTTTTTTAGTAGTTTTAACTGAATTCAAACTTTTTAATTTATATTGTTTGACACTATTCTAATAGTAAATATTTATTTTATCTACAATTCCAAAAACCCCAAAATAATTTAAAGCCATATTTTTCTTCATATTCTTTCTTTAAAGCATCGTTTTCTAAGGTAGTTATATAGAATTTAGCCCTTAACTCATTAATTTTTTCGTTCATTTTTTTTTGTTCTTTAGTATATGGTGCAAAAATATTATTCATAAAAGGAATTTTTGGTTTGCTACATTCATAAGAACGATACATATTATCATGAAAAAGGGCTACATCACGAGGATGAATATTTCCTTTTTTTATCTCTTTTAACCATATATCTTGCATTTTTTTGTAACCACAAAAATTATGAATCACTACTAAATAAATCATTTTCTGTGATAACAATTTATCATCACTTTTAAAATAATTCAAATTATTTTTTTTAGTACGTTCATAGACATCTTTATAATTAGTCTTTGAATCTTTAAAAACAGTAGAGTCTTGGATTCCTAATAATTTATCTCCTGGAAATCCTTTTTCTCGTATTAATTTTTCAATTTTCTCAAAAGCCTTATCTCTCTTTTTTTCATATACCTTACTATCAGGACTCCATTTATCTACTTGGTCTTGAAAAGCAAAATCATATATTGTATTTAAATACTCTAAATCTAATTTTTCTAAATATTTTTCTTTTCTTTTTTTGTATTCCTGAATCAAATTTTTATCATTTAAAAGCTTTTTTAAATCGGGTTCAAAAAGGCGAATATGCCTAAAATGATCTAATTTTAATCCAAAATCAAACCCTTTTATGATATATTTTTTATACTCTTTTTTGGAGAAATAAGCAATTTGAGCAACATTTATTATGTCTTTTACAAAAACAAATTCAAACTCATGAAATGCTTTATCATAATAATAAAAACAGCTATCTATATTGTTTTCTTTAAAAAAGAAAGCTTCTCCTTTGTTTATATATTCGTGATATTTGGAATAATCTTTATTCTCTTGAGAGTAAAGAGTTAATGAAATAAGGTAAATTAATAAATAAAATTTCTTCATTATTTTTTTAAATTTTAAAATTCTAAGAAACAATAATCATTTTAATATAAAAGTGCTTCTTAGAATATAAATACAGAGCTTATACAAAGACTTAATTTGGTATTAAAGTATGCTTCCAATAATCAACAGCTCCTGGTCTTGGGTTCGAATCTACAAAATGAGTATGAGGCAACTTAGGATCTTTAACTCCATAAGTTTCTACATCAATAGTATCAGTGCCATGATATCGATCATTACGATATGTTGTTGCTTCCTCAGCACCTCCAATTATTTTAATTGCATTTTGCAATTTATTTTCCTTGAACGGTGAAAATTTATCACCTTTTAAACTTTCTAATTTCATAATTATAAATGTATTTATTATAAATACTACAAACATTTAAAGTCAATTGCAGTTTTTGACTATCGTTATAACAATATTTTTTAACTAATAGTAATTGTTGCTACTATTACAGTATTTTCTTTTCCATACTTTATACTTTATATCTGGTAGTCCTATTGCTTTTCGTAAAGAAGCTATTTTCTCAGGGTATAAAATTGATAGTTTCCTGAATTTGTTACTTTATTTAAAGTATATCTATCATAAACTATAGCATAATCTTCTGGAAACATTTTCCCTTGTTTAACACTTTCCAATAAAAAGGGCATTATTTTTTCTAAATAATTATTGTCTTGATGCAGTAATAGTATATGAAAAACAACGACATCTTCAAATTCGTACCCTTTATTGATGCCTAATAATCCATATGAAGGGTATCCGTAAGTAGAAAAAATAGCATCCATTTTTTTTCTATGAGCTATCTTCATCTTTTCTATTTCCACTATTTCATTTTCTACTCCATTTTTTCTAATAAATTGGTCTTCTTTTATCATTTGTAATAATTCATTTCTTAAGCTTAAATTTAATTTTGAATTATACTTTTGAACTAAAGAATC
It includes:
- the gwsS gene encoding grasp-with-spasm system SPASM domain peptide maturase; its protein translation is MNKKYYKLFTNCIIVKGKNRATIVDLQRNNFNFIPLSLCSLFDEDNLIDFESIKTQLDKESIPILNEYIEFLEEKEYIFECTKEESKLFPPLSINYEYPSIISNVIIDYDKNSNHDFQKILNEFLVPVNCRHIQVRCYDMFDLDFIDSVVKIINDSFIKSVEFIIKYDTEISIEDLKEWVSENKKIKSVALHSFNKNKIIQEQDYGFGTIVGIKQEINNNIHCGVIHHNYFNTSIESFTESQHHNSCLNKKIAIDKDGNIKNCPAISQSFGNIKNTTLEEALQHKDFKKYWNITKDQIDICKDCEFRHICTDCRAYIEDPENQYSKPLKCGYDPYTNQWEEWSTNPLKQKAIQYYGMQELISKTD
- a CDS encoding Fur family transcriptional regulator, which translates into the protein MKRRNTKSKQDVLDILKDSGSALNHEMIQSELSTKTDRATIYRILNQFCNDGIVHKIVADDGKQYFALCLDCSEKQHKHNHLHFRCLECGKVECLKKEITISLPKNYTLENFNGLISGKCNKCSKI
- a CDS encoding ATP-grasp domain-containing protein, producing MNSVKTTKKIVIQSDVDDRSTDDVIQWINYLSPNCLVETLFGACLIKDLKIEFSNENIVYKINDVSFTNKDSYWYRRGMFKLFQDDSFFKKSIYENSLFPVISYLDVKKSQNQINRFFDNKVGKLEQLEVCKKVGLKFPETLVTTSYFDLEKFVKKHHKIITKPIQNPFSKHEFEDYDVHFFTSTQLITSEDLNNNFPEKFQPSLFQKYTAKKFEIRSFYLNEVFYSMAIFSQQNEKTKIDYRNYDYEKPNRVIPFSIPKDIEEKLIKMMKSLDLTSGSFDLIYTLDNEYVFLEVNPIGQFQWLSRNCNYNIEKIIAKTLINE
- a CDS encoding APC family permease, with the translated sequence MENKLQSVKANFGTLPVFLTAISTILGAVMFLRFGYAVGEVGFLGTLLIIIIGHLVTIPTAMALAEIATNQKVEGGGEYFIISRSFGLNIGSSIGLALYLSQAISVAFYIIAFAESFEAIKPWIANEFGYEIYDNRLFSIPALLLLIWLMTTKGADLGMKALYVVVAILFISLVMFFLGSTDFSNTYDSSLLFKNIDSEKGFFFVFAIIFPAFTGMTAGVGLSGDLKDPKKSIPMGTLAATIIGMIIYVFIALKLVYSASTTDLITDQLIMSKIALWGPIIPLGLAAATISSALGSFMVAPRTLQAIGADNVIPNKKVNDFVSKGTDKNNEPRNATIITSVIALTFVLMGDVNAVAEVISMFFMVTYGSLCLISFMQHFAADPSYRPSFKSKWYLSLLGAVLCVYLMFKINAVYAVASILLMVGIYFYITFNNENKKGMANIFQGVIHQFNRNLQVFLQKSEKEISDDYWRPGVICLNKDSFERLAAFDMMKWISNRYGFGTYIHFEQGYFSKVTKQIADQKLNKLIEMANNTKSNVFLETIISPSNTNAIVQAIQQPGISGHDNNMMLFEFKKGTTEWLTDVIDNYNLIASANYDLCILGSSDRNFGYRNEIHVWIKKEDYENANLMILLSYIILGHPDWKKAEIKIFAAVDKSNLDKEKESLIQLTTTGRLPISPNNIIVLPIDENVDKVELINETSKLADLTILGFHESSIKTKNIDQFNKYNGIGNVLFVNTLKNKMIK
- a CDS encoding DUF2938 domain-containing protein, producing METFVKTILIGIGATFTMDIWAFLLKIIFNIKSLNYQFVGRWIGHFPKGKFFHESIANAQPIANELIIGWLAHYLIGITFAVLLVSIYGNTWLENPTFFPALLIGIVTIVAPFFIMQPCLGIGIAASNLPDPNMARFKSLLTHSIYGIGLYLSAIFLNYILSVFRAV